GCGGGCACGGTGTACGTGACGAACAGCTTCACCTGCTGGTCGGCGGGCAGGTTGGCGACGCTGGTGACGACCGTGTCGCCAGGGCCGTAGACGCCGTCGCCGTTGTCCAGGTAGATGGTGGTGCCGGGGATGGGGTTGCCGTTGCCGTCCAGGACGGTGAGGTTGAAGCTGTCGGTGGCGTTGCCGTCGTTGGTCAGGGTGTAGGTGAGCACGGCGGTCTGACCGGGGGCGGCGGGGACCGTCTGGCCGGGCGCGGTGGTGGTGCCGTTGGGGCCGACGTTGGCGTTGTAGACCGAGGCGACGGTGATGTTGACGGGGGTGGTGTCGATGGTCTTGCTGGTGTTGTCGAAGTCGGTGTATTCGAACTGACCGATGTTCTGGATGGTCTGTCCGGCGGCGGTGCCGACGGCGGCGGCGCTGGTGGCGAGGGCGAGCAGGGCGGTGATCAGCAGGTTCTTCTTCATGGTGGACTCCTGAAACGGATGAAGGGGCGGTGAGTGGTGGCGCTGGACCTATGAAATCAGAGGGGGTCTCTCGTGTTTCTCTCGGAAAAAAGCCCGTTCTGGGGGGGGTGGAGGGGCCGTGGAGGGGTTTTGGGCGCCGGACGTCACAGGCTTGTCACTGAGGTCGTCCGTCCGGCGGGGGGGATCAGGGGTTCAGGCCGGCCGAGTCGAACGTGACCGTGTTGCCGACGGCGCCACTGGCGCTGCTGCCGGTGTTGCGCAGGTAGCCGACGATCTTGACCTGCAGGGTCTTGCCGCCGTCGAAGGTGTCGTTCTGGTCGATCACCGTGGCGCTGCCGCCGTTCTCGTAGGCGACGTAGACGGTGCTGCTGCCGCCGGTGATGGTGCCGAGCGTGGTGACGTCCGACGTCCAGGTCGTGCCGTTGACGCTGTACTTGATCGTTCCGCCGGTCATGGAGGTGGCCGCGCCGAGGGTGGTGGGGACGAAGTTGCTCGGCAGGGCGTCCTTGAGCCGGATGTTGTACAGCTTGCCGGTGCCGGTGTTGCTGGCGGTCAGGTAGTACACGACGTAGTCGCCGGGTTTGGCGCTGATGGCGGCGGTGCCGGCCGCGCCGATCGCGGGGCAGGTCGTGGAGGTGGTGCACAGGGCGACTTTCTTGCTGGCGCTGCCCACGCCGCGCTGCACGGTGGTGGTGTTCGTGATGATGCCCTGCGGGTCGCCCTGCGCGGCGTTGTTGAGGATGGTCGCGCCGCTGCTGACGAGTGGAGCGTACGCTTCGAGCCGCAGGGCGAGCGTGTCGCCGTCCTTGGCGCCGCTGTTCAGGCCGGCGGTCGCGTCGGGCGTGACGGTGACCGTGATGTCGAGGTTGGCGCCGGCGGCGAGCGTGTCCGTGGCGGCGGTGCCGATGGCGGCGTTGATGGCCGTTTCGAGGTCGGTGTTCGTGACGCTGCCCTTGGGTCCGACCACGGTGTAGGTCACGCCGAACGTGTTCGGGATGGCCGCGCCGTTGGTGGTGGTGGGGGTCACGGTCGCGGTGATCTCAGCGGCGGTCAGGGGCGTGTTGCCGGTGTTGGTCAGGCGGTCGGTGAACGTGACGGACGCGCCGGCCGCGACGGCTTTGGTCTGGGTGCTGGTCAGGCTCAGGTCCACCACGCGGCCCACCGTGATCTGCCCGACGTTGTTGGTGTCGGTCTTGGTGGTGTCGCCCACGCTGGTTCCGCTGAGGTTGAGCTGGTGCGCGGCGGCGGCGGCAGCGCCCCCGGTGGTGCCCGTGGGCACGGTGTAGCGTACGAAGACGGTGCGGGAGCCGTCGGCGGGCACGTTCGCCAGGCTGGTGACGAGGGTGTCGCCCGCGTCGTAGCTGCCGACGGTGCCGGTGGTCGAGTCGAGGTAGATGCCGACGATGTTGCTGCCCTGCGCGGTGGCGTTGGCGGCCAGGGCGGCGAGGTTGATGCTGTCCGTGCCGTTGCCGGTGTTGGTGACGGTGTAGGTGAGGGTGGCGGTCTGGCCGGGCAGCGCGGTGGTGGTCTGGCCGGGCGCGTCGGTGGTGCCGTCTGGCGTGATGCTGAGGCTGTACACCTGCTGCACGTTGATGTTCACGGTGTTCGAGGTGATGCCGGTAACGGAAGTGGTGCCGTCGTTCAGATCCAGCAGGGCGACGTTGCTGATGGTCGTGCCGGCGGGGGTGCCGGCCGCGCCGGCCGCGCCGGCCGTGAGGAGCAGGAGGGTCAGGAGGGTTTTACGCATGGGGCACCTGGGGGGTTGGGGGAGGGGGGCTCAGTTGACGCGGTAGCGCAGCTTGACGGTGACCTTGCCCTGCAGCTCACCGAATTCGTAGCGCACGAAGCGGTACTCGGCCGGGTCGGCGGTGACGGTCTTGGCGACCGATTTGCCGTTCTCGGTCACGGTGACGGTCTTGGTGGGCCTGGCCGCGTAGGGGCCGTCTTTGGTCAGGGCGAAGGAGATGGTGACGGCTTTGTTGTCGGCGCTGGCACTGCCGGGCAGGTAGGTGCCCTGCACGGGGATGCCGACGGTGTAGCGCGGGCCGGGGGCACCGGCCTTACGGGTGGGGAGGGTCACGACGTGCGTGCCCTGGAGGACCGCGCCGGGGTTGGCGGTCGCGGTGTCGGTGAGGGTCTCGACGCTCTTGCCGCCGACGGTGCTGACCGTGACGCGCTGGATGGTCTGGACCGGGGGGGTGAAGGCCGCGAGGGCGGTGGTGCCGAGGAGGGCGGCGGCCAGCAGGACGGATTTCAACATCAGAAAGGCTCCTTGGCGGGGTGGGCGAAGGTCGGGCGGGGAAGCAGGCTGTCCCAGACGGTCTGGGGCTCAGTGACTTACGCCGCAGAGTGTGGTTTTTTCGACCTTCCACACCTCTTACATGGCGGGGCCGCGCACCCGGGGGTGGGCGCGGTCAGTGCGGGCCGACTGGGGCAGGCCGGTTGAGGGTTTTGCCGCTCCTGGCGCGGGGCTGGTGTGTTGCGGGGGCAGTGCCGGGCGGGAGGGGCGGATGGGCATGTTCAGAAGACCGGCCGGCGCAGTGGGGGGCGGGAGCCCTGGAGATGTCTAGGCAACGTGTGGACCCTGGGCCGCCAGCTCCGGTCATGGCCACGAGCCCAGAACCGGCGTCTGATAAGGCGAAACATGTCGCCCGGCGCCAGCAGGAGCAGCGGGAGTCGACCTGTGACCGCGCGGCGCCGCACCGCCCGGCCCGGCCCGGTTGTAGCGATCTTGTGACAAGTTCAGGCCGAGCATCCCGGTCATGACGCACTCCGGGACGGCCCGCCGCACACCGATGGCCGCCGAGGGCCTCGCCGACCGCATCGTGCACCTCACCCAGGTGGCCCTGTGCGCGCCCGACCTGCCCAGCGGCATCGAACCGACCCTCGACGTGCTGATCCAGGACACCGCCGCCGTCGGCAGCGCGTACTTTCACCTGGAAGCGCAGGACCTGACCTTCCGCGTGCGCGCCGCCGCCGGCGCCCTGCCCGACGGCCCCGCCATGCAGGCCATCGTCACCCACGGCCTCCCCGCCGGCCTGCCGCTCCTTCAGGCGCTGCGGGACAGTCCGGTGCCGCTCTACTTCGAGGACACCGGCGCGTCGCCGGTCTCAGCCGGTTTTCCTGAACTCGGTGTCGCCAGTCTCGCCGCCGCGCCGGTCCGCGCCGCCAGCGGCGAACTGCTCGGCGCGTTCCTGATGCACACGTTCGTGCCGCACGAGTGGCACCCGGACGAACGGCGCCTCTTCCGCAGCATCGGCGCGACCCTCGCCACCCTCGGCGGTCGCCTGACCGCCGAGCGGCAGGCCCACACGGCGCGCGAGGCGGCCCTGCGGGCGCTCGGCCTGGCCCTCGAGGCGCGCGACCAGGAAACGCAGGGCCACACCGACCGCGTCACGGCCCTGACCGTCCGCCTCGCTGAACGCCTCGGCTGGACCGGCGAGCACCTGCAGGCGCTGCGCTGGGGCGCGTACCTGCACGACGTCGGCAAGATCGCCATTCCGGACCGCATCCTGCTCAAGCGCGGCTCACTGACGCTGAGCGAGCGGCAGGCCATGCAGCGACACGTACCGGAAGGCCTGCGGTTCGCTCAGGCGCTCGGGTTTCTGCCCCCCGTGGCCCTGCACGTGATTCAGGATCACCACGAGCAGTGGAGCGGCCGCGGCTACCCGCACGGCCGGCGCGGCACCGACATCAGCGAGGCGGGCCGCATCTTCGCCCTGTGCGACGTGTACGACGCCCTGACCAGCACGCGGCCCTACAAGGCCGCCTGGAGCGCCCAGGAGGCGGTCGCGGAACTGCAGGCGCAGGCCGGCCGGCACTTCGACCCGGACCTGCTGCCCGTGTTCCTGGACCTGCTGGCCGAGGGGACCACCGCGCAGCCCACAGAGACGGGAGCGTCGACCGGCGGGCCGGGTCACGCCCCCCGCCGCGCTGACCGGCGCTGACCCGCCTCACGTCAGCGCCGCAGGCCGCGCCCCTGGTGTCCCCCTGCCCCTAACCTGCCGCGGCGCCCACCCCGGTATCCTGCCAGGATGAAAGGTGCGCCCCTGCCCGCTGACGAGGCCGCTCGACTGCTCGACCTCGCCCGGTACCACGTGCTCGACACCGAGCGTGAGGAACCGTTCGAGCGGATCACCCGCCTCGCCGCGCGCCTGCTGCGCACGCCCGTCGCCATCATCAACTTCGTCGACCAGTACCGCCAGTGGGGCAAGGCCATGGTAGGCGTCGAGGACACCGAGGCCCGCCGTGAGCATTCCTTCTGCGCCTGGGCGATCGGCAGTGACGAACCGTTCGTGGTGGAAAACGCCCACGCCGACCCCCGGTTCCATGACAACCCGATGGTGACCGGCGACCCGCGCATCCACATGTACGCCGGCGCCCCCCTGGTCACGAACGCCGGGCACCGCATCGGCACGCTGTGCGTCACGGACACCTGCCACCACCCGATGTCAGCCGACGATCTGGCGGCCCTGCAGGACCTCGCGGCGCTGGCCATGCAGGAACTGGAACTGCGCCGCGGCCGGCTCGACGCGGCCCGCGCCGCCGACGCGCAGCGCCTGCAGGCCGAGGAGCTGCGCCGCACGCTGGCGCACGCGCGGGTGGTGGACGGCATCAGCAGCCTGATGGACCTCGACCTGCCGTTCGGGGACGCCCTGGAGACCGCCGCCGCGCTGGTCAGCGAGGCAGTCGGCGCGGACTTCACGGCCGTGCTCGAGTGGACCGGCAGCGAGTACTCGGTGAAGGTGCCCCGCACCGGTCAGGCCCTCACACCCGAGGTGCACGCCGCCGCCGAGGCCCTGCGGGGCGGGAATCAGGGCGTGCTGGGCGCGCTGGGTCACCTGACCAGCCCCCAGTACATCGACGACTACGCCCGGCACCCGGGCGCCCTGCCTGCCCTGGCAGCAGCGGGCGTGTCCTCGGTGGCGTACCTGCCGCTGGGCGCCGGAGAGACCCGGCCGCTGCTGCTCGCCGCGCGACTGGGGCAGAACGCGGTGCAGGGATGGCGCGTTCCGGACCGGGCGCTGCTGGAAGTCACCGCCCGCACCGTCGGGCACGCCCTGCGGCGCCAGGCGACCCTGGACCAGGCCCAGTCCCAGGCCCGGCAGGACGCCCTGACCGGCCTGTTCAACCGCCGGGCCTTCGACGAGGACCTGGGGACCACGCTGCCGCCCGCCACGCTGCTGGCCGTCATCGACCTCGACGGTCTCAAGAGCGTGAACGATCAGGAGGGACACGCGCAGGGCGACAAACTGCTGCAGGTGTTCGCGCAGGCCCTGCGGGCCGAAGTGGCCGCCCACGGTCAGGTGTACCGCCTGGGTGGCGACGAGTTTGCCGTCGTCAGTGAAGAGCACGTGGATACGGTGCTGGAATGGGTCGATCTCGCGGCCGGCGCGGCCAAGCAGGTGGTCCTGTCCCCCGTGGGGGCCAGTGTCGGCGTGGCCAGCTGGGCGGAAAGTGGCGCGCCCGACACGCTGCTCCACCTCGCAGACACCCGCATGTACGACATGAAGCGCCGCCGGCAGAACCGCCGCTGACCGTCATTCGGCGCGGACTTCACCACGTCTGGCAGATACCTCCAGACCGCTGAATCGAGAGGAGCGCGCACCCGTGAAGGGCAGCGACTGGACGTGGAGCCCTGGCTCGTGCTGTTGGTTTCAGGGTGGAACGGAACACCGCTGGTGTTGACGGCTTCCGGCTTGTGCACGCCGGCTCAGGAGCGGCGCCGCACCTGTGCAGGTCTGAAGACCTCACCGGCTGGTCCGGAGCGGCGGCGGCCCGCGTCGCCAGGGTGGCGTGACGCTGTTCTTTCATCAAAGAACAGCCGACAGGCGGCGTCCATGGCAACCGGAAAAGCCGTGCAGGGCGACGTGGGCGTCCCCATGGCCGGCGCGCGCAGTCCTCACCTTCCGGACTGGCGCCGGCAGCCCCACGCTGCGCCGAGCAGGCGGCATATCCGGCCGTCACAACCAGGCCGGGTCGGGGACCGAGCGATCCTGCGGCGGCTCCGGTCAGGCCGCCTGACAGCGGCGTTCGCCTCCACCCTGGAGCCAGCAGCACGCCGATGCCGCGTGCGACCCCTGCTTCCGCCAGACAGACTCGTGCTCGTCGGGTTGGCCGTGGACCAACTCGGTGTGCCGGTCAGCCTGGCCGCTGGTCGCGGCGCTGCCCTGGCGCCGGTGGGCCCGAGCCCCCGCGCTGTCCGTGAGCTCCGGTGACCTGGGGGGAGCCACCGGTCTCTGTCCTCAGCGTGGGTGTCCGGTGTGGGAAGGGAACCCCTCACCGCACTGGACCACTTCTGTCACAACCAGCCCTCCATCCTGGCTCTGCGCGCCGCTTCCACCCTGTTCCTGACGCCCAGCTTGCCGATGATCTCCGACAGGTGGTTCCGGACTGTTCCGGCCCGCAGGCCGGTCGCCGCCGCAATGTCCTGCGTCGCCGTGCCGGTCTCGGCGAGGCGCAGGACGTCCCGTTCACGCGGCGTGAGCGGGCAGGGCTGGCCCGACCCGTGCGGCGGTGCGGTCATCACGATCAGGCCGGCGTGCACCTGCCGCAGGGCCGTCGCCAGCTCACGGGCCGGCGTGTCCTTGAGCAGGTATCCGCTGACCTGCGCCTGCAGGGCCCTCTCGCGGTACGTGACGTGACCGAAGGTCGTCAGGAGCACCACGCGGGTCGCCGGGGCCGTCCGCTGCAGCTGTTCGGCGACGTCCAGGCCACTGAGGCCCGGCATCTCGATATCGGCCAGCAGGATGTCCGGGCGCACGTCATGAACGGCCGCGAGGGCGTCAGCGCCGCACGCGACCTCCCGGATCACGCTCAGGTCCGGCTGGAGGTTCAGCAGGGTCGTCAGCGCCTCCCGGAAGAGCCGCTGGTTATCAGCCA
The DNA window shown above is from Deinococcus sedimenti and carries:
- a CDS encoding DUF11 domain-containing protein, with the protein product MRKTLLTLLLLTAGAAGAAGTPAGTTISNVALLDLNDGTTSVTGITSNTVNINVQQVYSLSITPDGTTDAPGQTTTALPGQTATLTYTVTNTGNGTDSINLAALAANATAQGSNIVGIYLDSTTGTVGSYDAGDTLVTSLANVPADGSRTVFVRYTVPTGTTGGAAAAAAHQLNLSGTSVGDTTKTDTNNVGQITVGRVVDLSLTSTQTKAVAAGASVTFTDRLTNTGNTPLTAAEITATVTPTTTNGAAIPNTFGVTYTVVGPKGSVTNTDLETAINAAIGTAATDTLAAGANLDITVTVTPDATAGLNSGAKDGDTLALRLEAYAPLVSSGATILNNAAQGDPQGIITNTTTVQRGVGSASKKVALCTTSTTCPAIGAAGTAAISAKPGDYVVYYLTASNTGTGKLYNIRLKDALPSNFVPTTLGAATSMTGGTIKYSVNGTTWTSDVTTLGTITGGSSTVYVAYENGGSATVIDQNDTFDGGKTLQVKIVGYLRNTGSSASGAVGNTVTFDSAGLNP
- a CDS encoding HD domain-containing phosphohydrolase; this encodes MTHSGTARRTPMAAEGLADRIVHLTQVALCAPDLPSGIEPTLDVLIQDTAAVGSAYFHLEAQDLTFRVRAAAGALPDGPAMQAIVTHGLPAGLPLLQALRDSPVPLYFEDTGASPVSAGFPELGVASLAAAPVRAASGELLGAFLMHTFVPHEWHPDERRLFRSIGATLATLGGRLTAERQAHTAREAALRALGLALEARDQETQGHTDRVTALTVRLAERLGWTGEHLQALRWGAYLHDVGKIAIPDRILLKRGSLTLSERQAMQRHVPEGLRFAQALGFLPPVALHVIQDHHEQWSGRGYPHGRRGTDISEAGRIFALCDVYDALTSTRPYKAAWSAQEAVAELQAQAGRHFDPDLLPVFLDLLAEGTTAQPTETGASTGGPGHAPRRADRR
- a CDS encoding sensor domain-containing diguanylate cyclase — translated: MKGAPLPADEAARLLDLARYHVLDTEREEPFERITRLAARLLRTPVAIINFVDQYRQWGKAMVGVEDTEARREHSFCAWAIGSDEPFVVENAHADPRFHDNPMVTGDPRIHMYAGAPLVTNAGHRIGTLCVTDTCHHPMSADDLAALQDLAALAMQELELRRGRLDAARAADAQRLQAEELRRTLAHARVVDGISSLMDLDLPFGDALETAAALVSEAVGADFTAVLEWTGSEYSVKVPRTGQALTPEVHAAAEALRGGNQGVLGALGHLTSPQYIDDYARHPGALPALAAAGVSSVAYLPLGAGETRPLLLAARLGQNAVQGWRVPDRALLEVTARTVGHALRRQATLDQAQSQARQDALTGLFNRRAFDEDLGTTLPPATLLAVIDLDGLKSVNDQEGHAQGDKLLQVFAQALRAEVAAHGQVYRLGGDEFAVVSEEHVDTVLEWVDLAAGAAKQVVLSPVGASVGVASWAESGAPDTLLHLADTRMYDMKRRRQNRR
- a CDS encoding response regulator transcription factor — protein: MIRLVLADNQRLFREALTTLLNLQPDLSVIREVACGADALAAVHDVRPDILLADIEMPGLSGLDVAEQLQRTAPATRVVLLTTFGHVTYRERALQAQVSGYLLKDTPARELATALRQVHAGLIVMTAPPHGSGQPCPLTPRERDVLRLAETGTATQDIAAATGLRAGTVRNHLSEIIGKLGVRNRVEAARRARMEGWL